The segment TccgttttggacccgaactctgtgataccgtAGATATATTtcgtatcacagagttcgggctcaaaatgggcttagcccctgtgtttTAGAACATAAACTGTACTTCTTTTGCAATtctgtttattcaaaacataaTTTTACACAAAGAATTTAAATTTCGATTTAattttaggatttttttttccatattaaCTATTTAACCCATTGCCATGCAATCATAAATATATACGGTGGTACAACTCTAgttatttgttattattacATACATGAAGTACTTATCAAGCCAAACCAGGGTTGTCTGACATGAACTGCTTGCTACACAGAATCTTGTATTTTGAACGCATTTTGTCTGTACTTATGTGTAAGTGTACTAATCGTGTATGTTATTTGTAATACCCGAAAGGGCCCTGATTTGGAATAAAGAATCTGTCCATCTATACTAAACTGCCTTTGGTGGCACTTATTTAGCGACATATTTTGGGGACCTGCATACTAGATGTGTCTATATCAATCCCCACTTTCACCCACTCATTGGCCAATAAAACCTGACAGAAAATCATCCGTGCTCTACAATACATCACTGACTTTAACGTTACTCTTCACAAATGTGGATGATATTCATTCTTCCATTGAATTTTGGCTCggaatagaattttaaaaaatctggaAACATTTCTAGTAGAATGAAGGTGAATGTGGGGATTGATCTAGTAGACTGTGATCAGcatgaattataattatataacaTACTGACTTATGGTACGTTTGTCgttagttattttaaaaattctagcATAATCTAACATCacagcatttttttgttttatttgtgtatGTAAAGGCACTGATGCagggttttgtttttcttattctCCCCCAGAAAGTGGATCTCATCTCGGAAGCTGTCCCGAGTGTTTACCAGAGCCTGGGCATCTTATCTACGCCCACCACTTCGGTATTGTTTTTATGTCATATATTGATGTTAAGATGTAAGTTGAAAGTAATTCCTCTAAATTGGTTTCTCCTTTGTATATTCTGACTTCCTGTTTTGTTTCTTCTCTCCCTCAATCCTTTTCTTTTATATCTTTTAATCTTTCGATTTTCTTCTCAGAATTTTTCATCCAGCTGAGCAAATTTATAGAATGacgtttttaaaattcaaaatcatgcatttaaaaataaaaataaaaacatgaatttttttaaaaaaaaaacaggttGAACCACCCAGAAAGCGTCATCGTTCAAATGCTGCTCAAATAAGGTTTCAGAAAGCTGGATCCATCCGCAGAGAGGAGAGTGTGGTGCCAAAATGCgtaagatatataaatatatactataTGTTTTTCAGCATGGAGAAGGGGAGGTGGGCCGCAATTAAAATACGGTAATCAGGACCTTTTAAGGTCGTATGATCTTTATGTTAAAGATAATTTCTCAAGTTCAAGTTCTTCATTTATTGCTTGCAAAATTACAAAGTTTCTTCGTCCTCTCATGGTCCATGTCCCTGAAtgtgaaaacaaaaatcatatttcatcaTGAACAGTGTAGAAAATGATTAGATATGATTAAGCAATATTGTTGAGTTTCtatgtgaaatatttcaatcatactATAAATATTACTTCTACTTCAATGTTTAAAACTATCAAAACTGTAAACACACAGTGTACagttgtaaatatatttatatggcatgtatttgatcttttccaatTGGGTTATTAGCTGACCTGAGCTTAAAGTGAGCTTTTTGATCCGTcgtttgtccgtccgtctgttaacttttcacattttcgactttttctccagaaccactgagccaattgtaactaaacataaaaaaaacatccttgggttaagggctttcaagtttgttcaaatgaagggcatatccctttcaaaggggatatacttacaaatatgcaaaaatagggtggggtcatttaacaatcttcttaagaaccactgagccagaagagctgaaattcatattcagctttctgacatagtgcagattcaagtttcttaaaaccaCGGCTCCCGGGGCTAGGTTGccctacaataggggatcaatattttacatacaaaaatatggtgaaaaatctttaaaagatctccttcttaagaaccattgggtcagggaaatttacatttatataaaacatcctgacaaagtgcagattcaagtttgataacaTCACGGCCCCCACGgatagggtgggaccacaatatgggatcaatgttttacatacaaatatctagGGAAAGTTTTTAAgaatcatctcaagaaccactgagccagaaacttttttcatttacatgaaagcttcctgacatagtgagattcaagtttgttaacatcacctcctcctcctcctcccccccccccccccccccccccgctagtagtagggtgggaccacaataggggatcaaagttttgcatacaaatgtatagggaaaatctttaaacatcttctcaagaacaactgggccagaaaatttttacattttaattcacatgaaagcttcctgactagtgcagattcaagtttgtaaaaatcaattcccccccccccccccccccccccaagtaggtttgggccacaaatCTGttaatatgggccaaggtgacttaggcgagcgatgtggcccatgggcctcttgtataatTTTGCATTAGATATTATATAAagcatttgtattgtatatttcgCATTGGAATTCTATAATTTGTCCattgtattgtacatttaaaCCGTTTGTAAATTGTATTCTGTGTTATCCATTTGTGTTATATAGTTTTtcatatgtattatatattttccatttgtttatgataaaatttcttattgacattaaatgtaattttttttcatttgcattatgtattttcattttgataactACTGTTTACCAACAATAGTAACATGTAGATTCTACTAAGCTTTGTTTCACCTATCACCCTCGTGTTCAACCAGTGTTGCACGAAAATTGTTGTTGAGTATCGGGAACATCTCGTTCGTTTTCACCATGATACCGGTAGTTGATAAAGGCTAAAACTTGTTCGTTTTCACCATGATACCGGTAGTTGATACAGGCTAAAACTAGTTCGTTTTCACCATGGTACTGGTAGTTGATACAGGCTAAAACTTGTTCGTTTTCACCATGATACCGGTAGTTGATACAGGCTAAAACTTGTTCGTTTTCACCATGATACCGGTAGTTGATACAGGCTAAAACTTGTTCGTTTTCACCATGATACCGGTAGTTGATACAGGCTAAAACTTGTTCGTTTTCACCATGATACCGGTAGCTGATACAGGCTAAAACTTGGATGACATCCTTCATAACAGATTGATATAATCAATCCCTGAGATATAATAcagatgaaaaattatattacaCAAATGAAAACTTACATAATAcagatgaaaaattatattataCAAATGAAAACTTGCGTAAAACAGATGAAAACTTACATAATACAGATGAAAACTTACATAATACAAATCAAACctttacaatacaaatgataatatacaatacaaataaaaaatatacaatacatatggaaaacagaatacaaatggataattatacaatacaaatgaaaaattatacaatataaaatgaaatggaaATCATACAagtggaaaagatcaaatacaatgtatttcaacgtttgacatgccataaaatTTACTGAATTTATCGTAGGCAAAACCTCTGTTGAGCAACGAACAAATTCAGCAGTTCATAACCTCTACAGTTATTCCACATGGTCGCACACTCGCCAGAGCTGACCTTGTAAGCGCGCACGCCACCAGTGAGACCTCAACTATACTGAAAGAAGCGGCAAAACAGGTAAGTTATATAATGTTAAATCATTAATGCAGAGGAAGACTGACAATATTTATTGAAACCTTGAGAAACATCTCATTGGGATGGTACAGTTATATAATAATCAAGTAACAATATACTAGTAAGTATAACCATATGAAAAGAATCATGTGATCAAATATGGAGGATggacaaacatacatgtataatatcttGTAAAACTTCCTCACTCATGCGTACTAACTAACTACTAAATAGTTCAAAATGTGTATGCTACCCAAGCAATCTCAGCAAATGATTCTGGAAGTGTCCAAACATTTAGTTACCAATTGCACACAGTCACTACATATTTTTATGGACCACAACCTTATAATAGGATTCGGATTTATGTTCGCAAACAACACATGGATAAAGTTTGCTGTTTTCTTGTTTGTACAATTtctaaagaaaaagaaaataaatctttacTACTTAATTAAGTTAGTGTCTTGATAAAATCTATCcttatcaattttttaaatatatttggaTACAGAGTTCATCTGCAAATCAGGAGACTCCTACCTGTCTCCCTGCATTTGTCTCGAATGAATGTATTGAACAAACAGAACTGCAGCAAGTCCCAACCAACATTGTCAGTGTTCCATTGGGTGAAGTGTGTGAACAGATCACTTATCTACCATTTCAGACTGTTCATGGGCTTGGCAGTGACTGTTACAGCAATAACAGCATCCACATTTCCGGAGAGACTGCCACACCCTTTACTGCCACACCCTATGTGACTACTGATGAGCTGCCAGCAGGCAACCCTCAGAACTATTCTGCTGATCATCTTGTAAGTGACTAAATTTATCGTTTTTTTAGTAATGattaggggggtgggggtgataCATTGTCAAATCACTAAGCTAAAGCAATGGTATCTAAACTAACTGCATGACAATTAATGTTTCTTTCGTTCAACAGAATCTGACCACACAGAACGTGCTTATCACCGTTTCCAGTGTGGAAGATGTTATACTTTGAACTGACTGAGATTTGACATGCCATGatgtttattgaatttattGTAGGCAAAACCTCTGTTGAGCAACGAACAGATTCAGCAGTTCATAACGTTTACAGTTATTCCACATGGTCGCACACTCGCCAGAGCTGACAGTGTAAACACGCACGCCACCAGTGAGACCTCAACTCTAATATTGGAAGAAGCAGCAAAACAGGTAAGTTATATAATGTGAAATCATTAATGCAGATGAAGACTGACACTATTCAGTTGAATTATAGTCAAACTaaacttcaacattttttttttgttggacaAAGGTACAAGGTGATAACCCTGGTTTGGACTTTCACACGGCTACACCAGAACATAATCCATTGGTGTGGTACAGAAATCCACAACAATGTCAGGAAATTGGACATCAAACACAAACTGAGATCAACCAGATGTCCAATGTACTGCAGCCCAAAGTTCAAAATGTGTGTGCTGCTCAAGCTATCACAGCAAATGATTTTGTAAGTGTCCAAGCATTCAATTATCAATTGCACACAGTCACTATATACGATTGTATTTTTATGTACCACATTCATGTAATAGGATTTTTTATGTCCACAAATGATGCTAGAATTAAAGTTTGCTTTATTTTCGTGTTTGTACAAgctctaaattaaaaaaaatcttattcgCTTAAGTTTGTGTCTTTGAAAAAATCGAAccttatcaatttttaaaaatatacatgtatttggatatAGATACAGAGTTCATCTGCAAATCAGGATACTCACACCTGTCTGCCAGCAGACTATGCTCAGAACTATTCTGCTGATCAGCTTGTAAGTGACAAAATCGGTCGTTTTATTGGTAATGATGTGGTAGGGGGGTTGTCAAATCGCTTTAATTAAAGTCAATGATATTTAAACCAAGTGGATGGAAATTAATGTTTCGTTCAACAGAATCTGACTACACAGAACATACGGACGGTCGTTCCCAGTGTGGAAGATCTACTTAACCTGATTAAGTCAGGCTCCAGTGTGGAAGATGTTATCAAACTGATTGACGAATCTGAGTGACCGTATGCAACAACAGTACAATTAACTGCCAAATTATCGCTGGATGACGTAAGTAGAACTTTGGCAAATGATTGGGGAAGTTAAATGTCTTTCTTTCTTCTGTGTAACAGCACAACGAATCTTTTTGGGATAGCGTCATCGTCGCAAATCATGGTTTTGAGTCCACAAACGCCTCTTAAATGTATTACGAGCTTGCAGGTGAAAATGATTGTCATAATGTATGGAAATAGTCTAAAttgccccccaccccctccccacGCTCGGTTGACCCCAGCTGAAAATTTGAAAGCATCTAATTATCATTATTCTTTACATTTTAGGTATTCCAAGATGATTACGAACCAGCGGTTGATGTAATATCCATGTTAATTGCTGAAGACTCGCCGCCAGACTGTTTAACCAAGTTTGAAGCATGCTGGAGATACATGTTCTCGCCATTGGCTTTGTGAAGTCCGCGCCCTTCTGAAAGATTGACGCATGAACGGGCAGTACCAGAATTGTAGCGCAATAACCCAGTGTTACGGAGTCTTTCATGAAATGTTCTGTAATATCAAATTATATCGGAGACTTGatggatattttgaaaatcatcatacatatatatatgtgtgtgtgtgtgtgtgtgtgtgtgtgaataaaataaaatctcacTCCATGTATTGTTGTTCTGTTGTATAATAATATTACTGGCTTCATGGAACTAAGCTTCATTTTAACGTGTTAAACCTGCATCGATATGTCTCAATTCTGGATAAAAGCACTGATCAATTAATCTGTGTGTTTCTAAAGAAAACaaccacaacaacaaaagaATATAATAACTGTGCGGGAAGCAGAGTTATTTCTGCACAGTTAACTGTATAATGCATACAACTACATAGATAtccaaaattgtatattatttttacaataaactGCGCCTATACAGTTGCAAGGCATATAGAATTTCGAAATTCTgtaatgtaataaaaataatatttctaCACCAAACTCACAACCTTTAATCGACGACTTAGTATCGCGATCATATAAAAACGATAAGCGCATTGTATCATTTATTAAGGGCGAGAGTCaaatttatctgattttgaaatatattgctAGAAAATGACAGAACGCGATTTTTCCCTAAAAGTATGGCCCATTTTCGGAACATTGGATGTGCCGCGGAAATTCAATTTTGCATGATTCTTGCGTGGAATAGCACTTAAATGAACAGGTTTGTATCGAAAAATAATACcttagaatatacatgtattacatgaaAGTGAAAATTTTAATGCTGTAACTACTGTGGCTATTGATTAAAAATGATTGAAGAAATTGTTGATTAATTCAAGATGGAATTTGAAATATGATTCATATGCATTCtaattatcattaattcaatttacTAAACAAATAGGGCCTATATTGAATATCTTTATTGCAATTATGTAAATCTTAAATACATATAGTGGTCAAATGAGTGCAACAATTCAAGTCCAGCTCATTTTTGCGTTTGTGTACCACTAGTGTGTGGGTACTGCTATCatggaatatatatacatttgtagttgattttttttttctcttcaaaatATCAAAGCATTGAATTCATGGTCGTAATGTTGTGAAGCATTTTTTTCTTATTGAATATATTTATCATCAATTAAAACCCACAATCAGCTTTAGAAACACATTATAAAAAGATGCACTGAGCCCAGACTTGTGTATCCTCAtgcagaaaataaaatcaaaaatggcATAAGGTACCTTGAAAAATTTTATTTGGCGATACTGGCCACGGCTGCAATTTACAATAAACAATAGGGGAGCCAGGCATCAATTATTGCCTTTCTGGCATCCCCTAAACAATACAAGCATGAAAAGTTGGCCCTGGGCACAGATGCTCACCTGCTTGATCACCTAGTATGGCAAAATCATTTTGAAcaaacgttttcaattttcatgaatatctttttatttgaaaaattcaaacGTCTCTCTGAGTCGTTTAGGCATGTATTCTAACATgttcatattatgcatcaaatcacagcgaaatttggactctaaaatatcttatttgcaaacaaagccCCTTTTTCATCATTCCGGAATAAATCAcccaaaaattcatataaaataattgagaaaaTAATGAGTCGGAAACGACAAAAATCACACATTTGAATGTGTTCCTTtacaaaatagattgaaaaTATATTCTGGGGAAATTTGAAAAACCAAATCGGCATGTTATACTCCATCAGCGGAAACCATCTGTGTCATTTTACAGATTATCATCCTCCTACCTGTACGACAGGTGGCATCTGACCTGTCAGGAGAAATAACTAGGCCAAATACTAAACATATAAGATAGGAAATATTTTTTAGGAAatctaaattttcaaaagagtgaatttttcataaaaatcctatagattttttttctcccgtatgaaatttaaaaagaaatcttACTAGGGATTTATTTCatcctatatatttcaaaacttccCGTAGGAAATCAATGCAGTCATATTATCAGAGGAATTTAAGCCTTGGGATCGATGGAAATCAAAGTGAGAAGTGTAAAAAGATTTCATGCTTCATAAGGGAAATTAGTacctgattttttttcttctttcaacaTCAGCAGATGACATTTAGGTATGGCTTTCACACGAAGCAGTGTGATTGATCGAAATTAAAATGTGTTGTTTTTAGTTCCTTGATCCATGTCACGTGAATATGTAGTCAGTGATATACTACTACGATGATGTTGCAAAACTTACAAATTTGGGGGCTTTCTTTGTTTAAGATAATTCTAATTTATTTATTTGGTTGAGttttggttgggttttttttattatacactt is part of the Ostrea edulis chromosome 2, xbOstEdul1.1, whole genome shotgun sequence genome and harbors:
- the LOC125680019 gene encoding uncharacterized protein LOC125680019, translating into MKVNVGIDLALMQGFVFLILPQKVDLISEAVPSVYQSLGILSTPTTSVEPPRKRHRSNAAQIRFQKAGSIRREESVVPKCAKPLLSNEQIQQFITSTVIPHGRTLARADLVSAHATSETSTILKEAAKQTVHGLGSDCYSNNSIHISGETATPFTATPYVTTDELPAGNPQNYSADHLAKPLLSNEQIQQFITFTVIPHGRTLARADSVNTHATSETSTLILEEAAKQVQGDNPGLDFHTATPEHNPLVWYRNPQQCQEIGHQTQTEINQMSNVLQPKVQNVCAAQAITANDFIQSSSANQDTHTCLPADYAQNYSADQLNLTTQNIRTVVPSVEDLLNLIKSGSSVEDVIKLIDESE